Proteins encoded in a region of the Alosa sapidissima isolate fAloSap1 chromosome 19, fAloSap1.pri, whole genome shotgun sequence genome:
- the wdr20a gene encoding WD repeat-containing protein 20, with protein MQISKMAAEGGGKEMNEIKTQFTTREGAYKLLTHSEYSRPNRVPFNSQGSNPVKVSFVNVNDQSGNGDRICFNVGRELYFYIYKGVRKAADLSKPIDKRIYKGTQPTCHDFNHLTATAESVSLLVGFSAGQVQLIDPIKKETSKLFNEERLIDKSRVTCVKWVPGSESLFLVAHASGSMYLYNVEHTCGTTAPHYQLLKQGENYAVHTCKSKQARNPLLRWTVGEGALNEFAFSPDGKHLACVSQDGFLRVFNFDAVELHGTMKSYFGGLLCVCWSPDGKYIVAGGEDDLVTVWSFLDCRVIARGHGHKSWVSVVAFDHCTTSVEESEPLEFSGSDEDFQEQPPPPPPVSSSATASSSSQFGRDRANSTQSRLSKRNSTDSRPVSVTYRFGSVGQDTQLCLWDLTEDILFPHLPLSRTRTHTNVMNATSPPGGTGGTGTGTGGVGGSGTVISTATATSTTTAGANSSNPSTNGNNSGANTPSAPNSLTTAAATLPRSNSLPHGAASVAGGNSSSGGGGGTTGGGGKSGGVMDGGLAKFATLSLHDRKERHQHHHHHHEKDHKRNHSMGHISSKSSDKLNLLAKQSKTDPAKTLGTLLCPRMEDVPLLEPLICKKIAHERLTVLIFLEDCFVTACQEGFICTWARPGKVGLLSSQNQANSPSGTVV; from the exons ATGCAAATTTCAAAGATGGCGGcggagggaggagggaaggagatgaACGAAATTAAAACTCAGTTCACCACCCGGGAAGGCGCCTACAAACTCCTCACTCACTCCGAATATAGCCGCCCCAACAGGGTGCCTTTTAATTCACAAGGTTCTAACCCCGTTAAAGTCTCTTTCGTCAACGTCAACGATCAGTCTGGCAACGGCGACAGAATCTGTTTCAATGTGGGCCGGGAGCTGTACTTCTATATCTACAAAGGCGTCAGAAAG GCTGCCGACTTGAGCAAGCCAATCGACAAGCGGATCTACAAGGGGACGCAGCCCACGTGCCATGACTTCAACCACCTGACGGCTACGGCCGAGAGTGTTTCTCTGCTGGTTGGCTTTTCAGCTGGCCAGGTGCAGCTCATCGACCCTATCAAGAAGGAGACGAGCAAGCTCTTCAATGaagaa AGACTGATAGACAAGTCGCGAGTGACGTGCGTCAAGTGGGTGCCGGGCTCGGAGAGCCTGTTCCTGGTGGCGCACGCCAGCGGCAGCATGTACCTGTACAACGTGGAGCACACGTGTGGCACGACGGCGCCGCACTACCAGCTTCTGAAGCAGGGCGAGAACTACGCCGTGCACACGTGCAAAAGCAAGCAGGCGCGGAACCCACTGCTGCGCTGGACAGTGGGCGAGGGCGCGCTGAACGAGTTCGCCTTCTCGCCGGACGGCAAGCACCTGGCGTGCGTGAGCCAGGACGGCTTCCTGCGCGTGTTCAACTTCGACGCGGTGGAGCTTCACGGCACAATGAAGAGCTACTTCGGCGGCCTGCTGTGCGTGTGCTGGAGTCCCGACGGCAAGTACATCGTGGCGGGCGGCGAAGACGACCTGGTGACGGTGTGGTCGTTCCTGGACTGCCGGGTGATCGCGCGCGGCCACGGCCACAAGTCGTGGGTGAGCGTGGTGGCGTTCGACCACTGCACCACCAGCGTGGAGGAGAGCGAGCCGCTGGAGTTCAGCGGCTCCGACGAGGACTTCCAGGAGCAGCCGCCTCCGCCGCCGCCCGTGTCGTCgtctgccaccgcctcctcgtCCTCGCAGTTCGGCCGCGACCGTGCCAACAGCACGCAGTCGCGACTGTCCAAGCGCAACTCCACCGACAGCCGGCCGGTCAGCGTGACGTACCGGTTCGGCTCGGTGGGCCAGGACACTCAGCTGTGCCTGTGGGACCTCACCGAGGACATCTTGTTCCCCCACCTGCCGCTCTCGCGAACGCGGACGCACACCAACGTCATGAACGCCACCAGCCCCCCTGGTGGGACGGGCGGCACCGGAACCGGCACGGGAGGCGTCGGGGGAAGCGGGACCGTCATCTCCACGGCGACGGCAACATCCACGACGACGGCCGGCGCCAACAGCAGCAACCCCAGCACCAAcggcaacaacagcggcgccaACACGCCCTCGGCGCCCAACTCGCTCACCACGGCGGCCGCCACGCTGCCGCGTTCCAACAGCCTCCCGCATGGGGCGGCCAGTGTCGCCGGcggcaacagcagcagcggAGGAGGCGGTGGCACCACCGGCGGCGGCGGCAAATCGGGCGGTGTGATGGACGGCGGGCTGGCCAAGTTCGCTACGCTCTCGCTGCACGACCGCAAGGAGcgccaccagcaccaccaccaccaccacgagaAGGACCACAAGCGCAACCACAGCATGGGCCACATCAGCAGCAAGAGCAGCGACAAGCTCAACCTGCTGGCCAAGCAGAGCAAAACGGACCCGGCCAAGACGCTGGGGACACTGCTGTGTCCGCGCATGGAGGACGTGCCCCTGCTGGAGCCACTTATCTGCAAGAAGATTGCGCACGAGAGACTCACCGTCTTGATCTTTCTCGAGGACTGTTTTGTCACCGCTTGTCAGGAGGGATTTATTTGCACATGGGCAAGGCCTGGTAAAGTG